A stretch of Candidatus Omnitrophota bacterium DNA encodes these proteins:
- a CDS encoding triose-phosphate isomerase, producing MRKIIIAGNWKMNMSNEEAVKLSRAVASGLGDLSSRGRIAVMCPPFTALNSVAPSISGAKGLYLGAQNMFYEDNGAYTGEVSADMLLSCGCSFCIIGHSERRKYFGETDETVNKKAKKALEKSLTPVICVGETLEERESSRAFNVVKKQITGALQGISKEDIAKVVIAYEPVWAIGTGKTASPEQAQSMHAYIREQIAGLSDGVVAQSVSILYGGSMNPSNVKGLLECTDIDGGLIGGASLKAEDFLKLVHFDD from the coding sequence ATGAGAAAAATTATAATCGCGGGCAACTGGAAAATGAACATGAGTAATGAGGAGGCTGTCAAGTTATCCCGGGCTGTGGCCTCCGGCCTGGGGGATTTATCCTCGCGCGGCAGAATAGCCGTGATGTGCCCCCCTTTTACGGCACTGAATTCCGTTGCGCCATCTATATCCGGCGCGAAGGGCCTTTATCTGGGCGCGCAGAACATGTTTTATGAGGACAATGGCGCTTATACGGGAGAGGTATCCGCGGATATGCTGCTTTCCTGCGGCTGTTCGTTCTGCATCATAGGCCATTCCGAAAGGAGAAAATATTTTGGCGAAACCGATGAGACGGTGAACAAAAAGGCGAAGAAAGCTCTTGAGAAATCATTGACGCCGGTAATATGTGTGGGGGAAACTCTGGAAGAAAGGGAATCTTCTCGCGCTTTTAATGTTGTGAAAAAACAGATCACCGGCGCTCTTCAGGGGATTTCAAAAGAAGATATCGCTAAAGTTGTGATAGCCTATGAACCCGTGTGGGCCATAGGCACCGGCAAAACCGCCTCGCCCGAACAGGCCCAGTCTATGCACGCGTATATAAGGGAGCAGATAGCGGGGCTTTCCGATGGCGTTGTTGCGCAGAGTGTGTCAATTCTTTACGGCGGCTCAATGAATCCCTCCAATGTCAAAGGTTTGCTTGAATGCACCGATATAGACGGCGGCCTTATAGGCGGAGCCAGCCTCAAGGCGGAAGATTTTCTGAAGCTCGTTCATTTTGATGATTGA
- a CDS encoding phosphate propanoyltransferase, which produces MIEAKTIAESIARKLRRASKPVICNVSNRHVHITQENFSALFGQTYAMRKLKDLMQPGEFASKELIEIAGPRGSIKKVRILGPFRKYTQVEISRTDSFKLGVSAPVKESGKISGSSPLRLVGPAGEIELKEGCLVAVRHIHMTPADAKELELKDGETVRIEINGKRGGIMGDTLVRVSPNYALECHIDTDEANAFDFKSGGWVYVV; this is translated from the coding sequence ATGATTGAAGCGAAAACAATAGCGGAGAGTATAGCCCGGAAGCTGCGCCGCGCGTCAAAACCCGTCATCTGCAATGTGTCCAACAGGCATGTGCACATCACGCAGGAGAATTTCAGCGCGCTTTTCGGACAGACCTACGCCATGAGGAAACTTAAAGATCTGATGCAGCCCGGAGAATTCGCTTCCAAGGAACTGATCGAAATAGCCGGGCCCCGAGGGAGCATAAAAAAGGTGCGGATACTCGGCCCTTTCAGAAAATACACGCAGGTTGAGATATCCCGGACTGACAGTTTCAAGCTCGGCGTTTCCGCTCCTGTGAAGGAGTCCGGGAAAATAAGCGGCTCCTCGCCACTCAGGCTCGTAGGCCCCGCGGGAGAGATAGAACTAAAGGAGGGTTGTCTTGTCGCTGTCCGGCACATACACATGACTCCCGCCGACGCGAAGGAGCTGGAACTGAAAGACGGAGAGACGGTGAGGATTGAAATAAACGGAAAACGCGGCGGGATTATGGGCGACACCCTTGTGCGGGTTTCGCCGAACTACGCCCTGGAATGCCATATAGATACGGATGAGGCCAACGCTTTTGATTTTAAGAGCGGCGGCTGGGTTTATGTTGTTTAG
- the eutM gene encoding ethanolamine utilization microcompartment protein EutM — MEALGMIETKGLVALIEAADAMVKAANVQIAGYDKIGGGYVTICVRGEVAACRAACEAGAASAGRIGELVSVHVIPQPHGDLEGKLPISLPGSRKK; from the coding sequence ATGGAAGCTCTCGGAATGATTGAAACGAAAGGTCTTGTGGCGCTTATTGAGGCGGCTGATGCCATGGTGAAAGCGGCCAATGTCCAGATCGCCGGTTATGACAAAATAGGCGGCGGTTATGTCACTATTTGCGTCAGAGGAGAAGTCGCCGCCTGCCGCGCCGCGTGCGAAGCGGGAGCCGCTTCCGCCGGGAGAATCGGTGAGCTCGTGTCTGTTCATGTAATTCCCCAGCCTCACGGTGACCTGGAAGGCAAGCTCCCTATTTCTCTTCCCGGAAGCAGAAAGAAATAA
- a CDS encoding BMC domain-containing protein, which translates to MLNRAKRFVRRGESASGGSSLGMLETRGRLALIAASDAMAKAAGVEVLSTAKTGKGFTTVFVRGDVASCQAACEAGALAASELDSLVAVHVIAQPHPQLKEHWPEIIEVVSPSTSLGMLSLSKHEAEPKW; encoded by the coding sequence ATGCTGAACCGCGCGAAGCGCTTCGTCCGCCGTGGCGAATCTGCCTCCGGAGGATCGTCCCTGGGGATGCTGGAGACACGCGGCCGTCTTGCGCTGATAGCCGCATCCGACGCTATGGCGAAAGCAGCGGGCGTTGAGGTGCTGAGTACCGCGAAAACGGGAAAAGGTTTTACCACTGTTTTCGTGCGCGGGGATGTGGCCAGCTGCCAGGCCGCGTGCGAAGCTGGAGCGCTTGCCGCGTCGGAGTTGGATTCTCTTGTGGCGGTCCATGTTATAGCCCAGCCGCATCCGCAATTGAAAGAGCACTGGCCGGAAATAATAGAAGTGGTGAGTCCCTCGACTTCGCTCGGGATGCTGAGCCTGTCGAAGCACGAAGCCGAACCAAAGTGGTGA
- a CDS encoding ethanolamine utilization protein EutN, whose product MQFARVIGNCVCTVKDAKLPKEKLLVIQPVDSSLEKAAGSPLVAIDVVGAGNGELVLFVSGSSARQTTITENKPTDCTVMAIVDYVEKDGKLIFSK is encoded by the coding sequence ATGCAATTTGCCAGAGTTATAGGTAACTGTGTCTGCACGGTGAAGGACGCGAAACTGCCTAAGGAAAAACTTCTTGTCATTCAGCCGGTGGATTCGTCGCTCGAGAAAGCGGCGGGCTCCCCCCTTGTGGCCATAGATGTCGTCGGGGCCGGCAACGGCGAGCTGGTGCTCTTTGTTTCCGGTTCATCGGCGAGGCAGACGACCATAACGGAAAACAAACCCACCGACTGCACCGTTATGGCGATAGTGGATTATGTTGAAAAAGACGGTAAGCTGATTTTTTCGAAGTAG
- a CDS encoding aldehyde dehydrogenase EutE yields MDNADIEKIVDEVMKRIPASSGAALPAEILPGPLFDTMDEAISASVKAQKFFQDQGVEKRVKIIEAIRKAALENAEALASAAQIETKMGRTADKIIKNKLAAEKTPGVEDVRPGAFTGDHGMTLVEYGPFGVVGSVIPSTNPTSTVINNTISILSGGNSVIFAPHPSAKNCSLKAISILQNAVSSTGGPGALISAMKKPSLEGAEMLFDDPRVKLMAVTGGPAVVRRAMRSEKRVIAAGPGNPPVVIDETAQFPKCAADVISGASFDNGVLCTAEKAVIVCEKAWDSFISAMRADSRAFELNAGQFDALTIAAIKEPATPEKSEGVVNRDFIGRDAAVIAKAIGIEVPSTVRLLWAAVPQAHPFVWTEQLMPVLPVTMVADIDEAIELAGKVEAGNRHTAVMHSTNVDNLSKMARAMQCSIFVKNGPSYMGLGMGTGYATLTISTPTGEGLTKAKDFTRELRCALVDNFRIV; encoded by the coding sequence ATGGATAATGCGGATATAGAAAAAATTGTTGATGAGGTTATGAAAAGAATACCGGCCTCTTCCGGAGCTGCTTTGCCCGCGGAGATTTTACCCGGTCCGCTTTTTGACACGATGGATGAGGCGATTTCCGCCTCGGTCAAAGCTCAGAAGTTTTTCCAGGATCAGGGTGTGGAAAAGCGCGTGAAAATAATAGAGGCGATCCGCAAGGCGGCTCTTGAGAACGCCGAAGCTCTCGCGAGCGCCGCTCAGATTGAAACAAAGATGGGCCGCACCGCCGATAAAATAATCAAAAATAAACTGGCCGCCGAGAAAACACCCGGCGTTGAAGATGTGCGGCCCGGCGCTTTTACGGGAGACCACGGAATGACCCTGGTGGAATACGGGCCCTTCGGCGTTGTGGGCTCGGTGATACCGTCCACAAACCCGACATCCACGGTGATAAACAACACGATAAGTATTTTGTCCGGAGGCAATTCCGTTATTTTCGCGCCTCATCCTTCGGCAAAGAATTGCTCGCTCAAGGCGATAAGTATTTTACAGAATGCCGTTAGTTCCACAGGCGGCCCCGGCGCGCTCATCTCCGCTATGAAAAAACCCTCTCTTGAAGGGGCGGAAATGCTTTTTGACGACCCTAGGGTCAAGCTCATGGCTGTCACCGGCGGCCCCGCCGTGGTGCGGCGGGCGATGAGGAGCGAAAAAAGAGTGATAGCGGCAGGCCCCGGAAATCCTCCCGTCGTGATAGATGAAACGGCTCAGTTTCCGAAATGCGCCGCGGATGTTATTAGCGGCGCCTCTTTTGACAACGGCGTTTTGTGCACCGCTGAAAAAGCCGTCATCGTCTGTGAAAAGGCCTGGGACAGTTTTATATCCGCCATGCGCGCCGACAGCAGGGCTTTTGAACTCAACGCCGGGCAGTTTGATGCGCTCACGATTGCGGCGATCAAAGAGCCGGCCACTCCGGAAAAGAGTGAGGGTGTTGTCAACAGGGATTTTATAGGCCGCGATGCCGCCGTTATAGCAAAGGCGATAGGTATAGAAGTTCCATCAACAGTGCGGCTTTTATGGGCCGCGGTTCCTCAGGCGCACCCCTTTGTCTGGACGGAACAGCTCATGCCCGTGCTTCCCGTGACCATGGTGGCGGATATTGACGAAGCCATTGAGCTGGCAGGAAAAGTGGAAGCCGGTAACCGCCACACGGCCGTTATGCATTCCACAAATGTGGACAATCTTTCCAAAATGGCGCGCGCCATGCAATGCTCCATATTCGTTAAAAACGGGCCTTCTTATATGGGGCTCGGCATGGGAACAGGCTACGCGACGCTTACAATTTCCACTCCGACAGGCGAAGGCCTCACGAAGGCCAAGGATTTTACCAGAGAGCTGCGCTGCGCGCTTGTGGATAATTTCAGGATCGTATAG
- a CDS encoding DNA-binding protein yields the protein MIIRSLKHGADLREEIERVCKKEKVKSGWFNVIGALKGLSLAFYDQKKKEYGEIELRGAWEISSCMGNISLSDGEIFAHAHINAADEKGNVKGGHLLKSEIFAAELALFPSREILKRKFDKTTGLKLWK from the coding sequence ATGATCATAAGAAGTCTCAAACACGGCGCTGATTTGCGCGAAGAGATAGAACGGGTCTGTAAAAAAGAGAAGGTCAAATCGGGATGGTTTAATGTTATCGGAGCTTTGAAGGGGCTGTCTCTTGCTTTTTATGACCAGAAAAAAAAGGAGTACGGGGAAATTGAACTTCGAGGCGCGTGGGAAATAAGTTCCTGTATGGGAAATATTTCTCTCAGTGACGGAGAGATCTTTGCGCACGCACATATAAATGCGGCTGATGAAAAAGGGAATGTAAAAGGGGGGCATCTGCTGAAGAGTGAGATCTTCGCCGCGGAGCTTGCGCTATTTCCTTCGCGTGAAATTCTGAAAAGAAAGTTTGATAAAACGACAGGTTTGAAATTATGGAAGTAA
- a CDS encoding electron transport complex protein RnfC, giving the protein MEVNREEIIRKVAAAGVVGCGGAGFPTHVKIAAPADFVIANGAECEPLLKGDQYLMAEHASEIVRGIKYVMQTSGAPAAYIGLKKKYRRQIEALSRVLAPGIKVFEMENVYPSGDEHVMVNEITGRIVPEAGIPINVGCIVDNVGTLINICQAVEKGKAVTRVNVTVTGDVENPVIVRCAVGTRVADIVALAGPRKQNHTLINGGPMMGDIIDDDFCVTKTAGAILVLPGDSSLVAKKMRTAQVSKRRAKSICEQCMDCTLVCPRNLLGHRIFPHKIMRMNFFASPEFNEISSGSFLCSQCGLCEAACPQNLSPRAVFKSVKEELVKKGHKNLLASSDLRTHSERALRQFSSHRLVQRLGLAEFDKSAGFYPEEIVPDKVKIALHQNVGLPSFPVVKPGAEVKEGDIIAKAPEKALGANLHASISGTVVKIDEKYIYIG; this is encoded by the coding sequence ATGGAAGTAAACAGAGAAGAGATAATAAGAAAGGTGGCTGCGGCGGGCGTTGTCGGCTGCGGCGGCGCGGGCTTCCCCACACATGTTAAGATAGCGGCCCCTGCGGATTTTGTCATAGCCAACGGCGCGGAATGCGAGCCGCTGCTGAAAGGTGACCAGTATTTGATGGCTGAACACGCCTCCGAGATTGTGAGGGGAATAAAGTATGTCATGCAAACTTCAGGAGCCCCCGCCGCTTACATAGGGCTCAAAAAAAAGTACCGCAGACAGATAGAAGCTCTCAGCAGAGTCCTGGCGCCGGGCATTAAAGTTTTTGAGATGGAAAATGTTTATCCCTCCGGCGATGAACATGTCATGGTAAATGAGATAACAGGACGGATCGTTCCCGAGGCGGGTATCCCTATCAATGTGGGTTGTATTGTTGATAATGTGGGAACACTGATCAATATATGCCAGGCGGTGGAGAAGGGAAAAGCCGTAACCCGTGTGAATGTCACGGTTACGGGAGATGTGGAAAATCCTGTTATAGTCCGCTGCGCCGTCGGCACCCGTGTGGCGGATATTGTCGCGCTTGCCGGGCCGCGCAAACAGAACCATACGCTGATAAACGGCGGGCCCATGATGGGAGACATAATAGATGATGATTTTTGCGTTACCAAGACTGCCGGAGCCATCCTTGTTCTGCCGGGCGATTCATCCCTCGTGGCCAAAAAAATGAGGACAGCGCAGGTCTCAAAGCGCAGGGCGAAATCAATATGCGAGCAGTGCATGGATTGCACTCTGGTCTGCCCGAGGAATCTTCTGGGCCACCGTATATTCCCGCACAAAATAATGAGGATGAATTTTTTCGCATCGCCCGAGTTTAATGAGATCAGCTCGGGAAGTTTCCTCTGTTCCCAGTGCGGCCTTTGCGAGGCAGCCTGTCCGCAGAACCTTTCTCCGAGGGCGGTTTTTAAATCCGTTAAAGAGGAACTTGTCAAAAAGGGGCACAAGAATCTGCTCGCTTCATCGGATCTCCGCACGCATAGCGAAAGAGCGTTAAGGCAATTCTCCTCTCATCGCCTTGTCCAGAGACTGGGGCTTGCGGAATTTGATAAATCCGCCGGATTTTATCCGGAAGAGATCGTGCCGGATAAAGTAAAAATAGCTCTGCATCAGAATGTGGGGCTCCCGTCTTTTCCCGTTGTGAAGCCGGGCGCGGAAGTGAAGGAAGGCGATATCATAGCGAAGGCGCCGGAGAAGGCGTTAGGGGCGAATCTGCACGCCAGCATATCGGGTACGGTGGTGAAAATTGACGAAAAATATATTTATATCGGTTAA
- a CDS encoding BMC domain-containing protein, with product MEAAIGLVELCSISSGFEVADAMLKMSGVELVEAHPVCPGKFIILVTGTLSDVASSMDKGIDMAGEFLVDTLTIPNVHTEVIRAIRGITDVSEIESLGSVETMSVAACIVAADAARKTADVSLIEIRIAMGIGGKSYFTLTGEVGAVKTAVNAACKAVAGDGIIVHKMVIPQVHPDMKKVVL from the coding sequence ATGGAAGCTGCGATAGGTTTGGTAGAACTGTGTTCCATTTCCAGCGGATTTGAGGTTGCTGACGCTATGCTCAAAATGTCGGGAGTTGAGCTCGTGGAAGCGCATCCTGTCTGCCCCGGGAAATTTATAATTCTTGTTACGGGAACTCTTTCAGATGTTGCCAGCAGCATGGATAAGGGGATAGATATGGCGGGGGAATTCCTGGTGGATACGCTGACCATCCCGAATGTTCACACTGAAGTTATAAGGGCTATCCGGGGAATCACGGATGTTTCAGAGATAGAATCTTTAGGATCGGTGGAGACGATGTCCGTGGCCGCGTGCATTGTCGCCGCGGATGCGGCCAGAAAAACAGCGGATGTCAGTTTGATAGAGATACGCATAGCGATGGGCATCGGCGGCAAAAGTTATTTCACCCTCACCGGAGAGGTGGGTGCGGTGAAGACGGCCGTTAACGCCGCCTGTAAAGCGGTCGCGGGCGACGGGATCATAGTACATAAGATGGTGATTCCTCAAGTCCACCCCGATATGAAAAAAGTTGTTTTATAA
- the rpiB gene encoding ribose 5-phosphate isomerase B, protein MNIAMGSDHGGFDLKEYLKAALQKKGHTVVDFGCYSLEAVDYPDIAFLVAEAMKDKKYDKAILIDGTGGGMTLAANKVKGARAVCAYNEMTGAFASEHDDANILCLGGKMIGELLAEKIAEAYINTPFGGARHQRRLDKIVGIERKYFK, encoded by the coding sequence ATGAATATAGCCATGGGGTCCGATCACGGTGGATTTGATTTGAAAGAGTATCTTAAAGCGGCTCTTCAGAAGAAGGGGCATACGGTTGTAGATTTCGGTTGTTATTCTCTTGAGGCCGTGGATTATCCGGACATAGCTTTTCTTGTAGCGGAAGCTATGAAAGATAAAAAATACGACAAAGCCATTCTCATAGACGGCACGGGCGGCGGGATGACGCTGGCGGCAAATAAAGTGAAGGGGGCCAGGGCCGTGTGCGCTTATAATGAGATGACGGGCGCCTTCGCCTCGGAACACGATGACGCCAATATCCTCTGCCTGGGCGGCAAGATGATAGGAGAACTGCTCGCCGAGAAAATAGCGGAGGCCTATATAAACACGCCTTTCGGCGGCGCGCGCCATCAAAGGCGGCTGGATAAGATCGTCGGTATTGAAAGGAAATATTTTAAATGA
- a CDS encoding RpiB/LacA/LacB family sugar-phosphate isomerase — translation MKIAVASDHAGFKIKENIKKYLADKGYTVEDFGAPGEESFDYPDSAYPAARSIAEGKNDKGVFVCGSGNGVNIAANKVKGIRSALAYNREVASFAAADTGCQVICFGARFMGMDMIKECIDAWLSAPAPAERHLRRINKINGGER, via the coding sequence ATGAAAATTGCCGTGGCTTCCGATCACGCCGGTTTCAAGATCAAGGAAAATATTAAAAAATATTTGGCGGACAAGGGGTATACGGTAGAAGATTTCGGCGCCCCGGGCGAAGAATCTTTTGATTATCCGGATTCCGCGTATCCCGCGGCCAGGTCCATAGCCGAGGGAAAGAATGATAAAGGCGTGTTTGTGTGCGGCTCCGGTAACGGGGTGAATATAGCGGCCAATAAAGTAAAAGGCATCCGTTCGGCGCTCGCGTATAACAGGGAAGTAGCCTCCTTTGCCGCCGCCGATACAGGCTGTCAGGTGATCTGTTTCGGGGCGAGGTTCATGGGTATGGATATGATTAAGGAATGTATAGATGCCTGGCTTTCGGCGCCGGCGCCCGCGGAAAGGCATCTCAGGAGAATAAATAAAATAAACGGGGGAGAAAGATGA
- a CDS encoding ethanolamine utilization protein EutN yields the protein MNAAKVIGRVVATAKWKTLEGKTLLLLQPTDWSGRACGDIIVAADSVGAGAGEFVFYVKSREACFSWLSGNKQLLAEMPPLDATVMGIIDGVDMIDEPDAGKKRVK from the coding sequence ATGAATGCCGCTAAAGTTATAGGCCGTGTTGTAGCCACGGCGAAATGGAAAACACTGGAGGGGAAAACACTGCTGCTCCTTCAGCCCACGGACTGGTCGGGCAGGGCGTGCGGCGACATTATCGTAGCCGCTGACAGCGTCGGGGCCGGCGCGGGGGAATTCGTTTTTTATGTTAAATCCAGAGAGGCCTGCTTTTCGTGGCTGTCGGGGAATAAACAGTTGCTGGCTGAAATGCCGCCGCTTGACGCTACGGTTATGGGTATTATAGACGGTGTGGATATGATAGATGAGCCGGATGCCGGAAAGAAGCGCGTAAAATGA